The segment CATGATGGGGGGCAGAACGCGTCTGCGTGTGTCGTCTCAGAGTTTGAAGCGTGCGTGGCGAACTTCAGCCATATTCGAGGAAGCATTGGACGATCATATCGGCATCCGTACCAAGACAATGGGAATTGACGTGTACGAAACATTGAAATCAAAAGGCATTACAGAGGAAAATGCCAAGACCTGGGCAAAACAGATCGCCGAAGTATTTGGCAAAAGTAAAAAGGCCAATGCCGCCAAGCCGCTGAATGACCTTGAAATTGAGCAGCTTGCGCACTTCAGTTCCGAAGAAAAGACCGCCATATTTGCGCTTGTAGATAAACTAGCATCAAACAAAACCGCTCCTTCGCCCGATGATCTTAAATTGCTCATGAAGAATCACACTGCTGTCGATATTGCCATGTTTGGAAGGATGCTGGCCAGTTCTCCCGCCTTTAATAGCGAAGCTGCCGTACAGGTGGCGCATGCCATAACCGTCCATGACGTGACCATCGAAGACGATTACTTTACCGCCGTGGATGACTTGAATAATAAAGAAGACGATATGGGGGCCGCCCACATCGGCGAAACGGAGTTCGGCGCGGGTGTATTTTATCTTTATCTCTGCATCGATCGTGATTTGTTGGAAGAAAATCTGGATGATGGTGCGCTTGCCAGAAGGGGAATCGCAGCTCTGGTGGAAGCCGCCGCCAAGGTATCGCCAAGCGGTAAGCAAAACAGCTTTGCTTCACGAGCCTATGCATCATACATATTGGCAGAAAAGGGGGATCAACAGCCTCGCTCCCTTTCCATTGCCTTCCTTAAACCGGTTCGCGGTGAGGATATCATGGCTAAAGCCATTGCCGAACTCGAAAATAAAAGGCAATACATGGAAAAGGTTTATGGAAAATGTGCTGAGTCCACAAAGATCATGAATGCAGAAACCGGTGAAGGATGTTTTTCAGAAATTATTACATTCATAACGGAGTAGGCCATGAGCGAATATCTCCTTTTCCGTCTGTATGGACCATTAGCGGCATGGGGTGACATTGCCGTGGGTGAATACCGCCCCAGTTTTGCTCATCCAAGCAAGTCGGCCATCATCGGTCTATTGGCTGCAGCCCTTGGCATCCGTCGTGATGAGGAAGAAAAACAGAAGTTACTGGCAGAATCATGCAAATTTGCCGTTCGTGTTGACTCCACGGGAGTGCTGCTGCGAGATTATCACACGACTCAGGTC is part of the Deltaproteobacteria bacterium genome and harbors:
- the cas7e gene encoding type I-E CRISPR-associated protein Cas7/Cse4/CasC; its protein translation is MSHFIQLHLLTSYPPSNLNRDDLGRPKTAMMGGRTRLRVSSQSLKRAWRTSAIFEEALDDHIGIRTKTMGIDVYETLKSKGITEENAKTWAKQIAEVFGKSKKANAAKPLNDLEIEQLAHFSSEEKTAIFALVDKLASNKTAPSPDDLKLLMKNHTAVDIAMFGRMLASSPAFNSEAAVQVAHAITVHDVTIEDDYFTAVDDLNNKEDDMGAAHIGETEFGAGVFYLYLCIDRDLLEENLDDGALARRGIAALVEAAAKVSPSGKQNSFASRAYASYILAEKGDQQPRSLSIAFLKPVRGEDIMAKAIAELENKRQYMEKVYGKCAESTKIMNAETGEGCFSEIITFITE